In one window of Pseudomonas sp. IAC-BECa141 DNA:
- a CDS encoding LysR family transcriptional regulator, with the protein MDIDLARTFLEIVRHGSLAAAAEKLFVTQTAITARVQKLESQLGSTLFVRNRAGARLTANGEAFVVYANQLVQTWEAARRDLPLPEGYHNVLHIGGEVSLCNPLMLSWAAELREKIPGHALRMDIRDGENLLRQLELGVLDAALVYQPEYWPGLQVEQVLEEKLILVTTPGRPAPYVYIDWGPDFRRQHDAALPEKAKAALSFNLGPLALQYILENGGSGYFRTRVVRTYLESGALEPVTKAPEFGYPTYLVYSRDRDSAILQQAFDLLREVIRADDDWSQRWNPLS; encoded by the coding sequence ATGGACATCGACCTCGCCCGCACCTTTCTGGAAATCGTCCGCCACGGCAGCCTCGCCGCGGCGGCTGAAAAGCTGTTCGTCACCCAAACGGCAATCACCGCCCGGGTCCAGAAACTCGAAAGCCAGCTGGGCAGCACGCTGTTCGTGCGCAACCGCGCCGGTGCGCGGCTGACCGCCAACGGCGAGGCCTTCGTGGTCTATGCCAATCAACTGGTGCAGACCTGGGAAGCGGCGCGCCGCGACCTGCCCTTGCCCGAGGGTTATCACAACGTATTGCACATCGGTGGCGAGGTCAGTCTGTGCAACCCGCTGATGCTCAGTTGGGCCGCAGAACTGCGGGAGAAAATCCCCGGCCACGCCTTGCGTATGGATATTCGCGACGGCGAAAACCTGCTGCGTCAGCTCGAACTCGGGGTGCTCGATGCGGCACTGGTCTATCAACCGGAATACTGGCCGGGGCTGCAGGTCGAGCAGGTGCTGGAAGAGAAACTGATTCTGGTGACCACACCCGGCCGCCCTGCTCCCTACGTTTACATCGATTGGGGCCCGGACTTCCGCCGCCAGCACGACGCGGCGCTGCCGGAGAAGGCCAAGGCCGCCCTGAGCTTCAACCTCGGCCCGCTGGCCCTGCAGTACATTCTGGAGAACGGCGGCAGCGGCTATTTCCGCACCCGGGTGGTGCGCACTTATCTGGAAAGCGGCGCACTGGAGCCAGTGACCAAGGCCCCGGAATTCGGCTATCCGACCTACCTCGTCTACTCCCGCGACCGCGACTCGGCGATCCTGCAACAGGCATTCGATCTGCTGCGCGAAGTGATCAGGGCCGATGACGACTGGTCGCAGCGCTGGAACCCGTTGAGCTGA
- a CDS encoding sterol desaturase family protein — protein sequence MRQTTEAFRSRYRAAIHPRYNPWLHGAFVLLFGVLAIGAFWSSVQQVRPLEWLTVPLTLLFFNFGVYMVHRHLGHHKKSFARMFYARHAGDHHSFFTPGHMTYDGARDWRVILFPAWLIVLHTLAITLPLWWLFAQVNSNVAGLFGGCMVLGYLTYEVFHACEHLPPQNPLTRLPWIRQMRRLHELHHRRERMQERNFNIVFPLMDYLFGTLYWEPEIAPLTDSRMPMTRMQHTVDIAGDPIAVLAYAATVSRWPEWHPSSLKIDGPSGALHAGARFDEDIHAGGREGHLRWEVTEYLPGRRWCARAQGDQGLSLLLTYECSAHNDATRFVRTLDYQFEGIGLRIANHLLLKRRIDRESAASMLALRDMATRHLSLAGAHV from the coding sequence GTGAGGCAGACCACCGAGGCATTTCGCAGCCGCTACCGTGCGGCGATCCATCCCCGCTACAACCCGTGGCTGCACGGCGCGTTCGTGCTGCTGTTCGGCGTGCTGGCCATCGGCGCGTTCTGGAGCAGCGTGCAGCAGGTACGGCCGCTGGAATGGCTGACCGTGCCGCTGACCCTGCTGTTCTTCAATTTCGGCGTGTACATGGTGCACCGCCACCTCGGCCATCACAAAAAGAGCTTTGCGCGGATGTTCTACGCCCGGCATGCCGGCGATCATCACAGCTTCTTCACCCCCGGGCACATGACCTACGACGGCGCCCGCGACTGGCGGGTGATTCTGTTCCCCGCCTGGCTGATCGTGCTGCACACGCTGGCGATCACCCTGCCCCTGTGGTGGCTGTTCGCGCAGGTCAACAGCAACGTCGCCGGTCTGTTCGGCGGCTGCATGGTGCTCGGGTACCTGACCTATGAAGTGTTTCACGCCTGCGAGCATCTGCCGCCGCAGAACCCGTTGACCCGCCTGCCGTGGATCCGCCAGATGCGCCGCCTGCACGAACTGCATCACCGTCGCGAACGCATGCAGGAACGCAATTTCAATATCGTTTTTCCGCTGATGGATTACTTGTTCGGCACCCTCTACTGGGAGCCGGAAATCGCCCCTCTGACCGATTCGAGAATGCCCATGACCCGCATGCAGCACACAGTCGACATCGCCGGCGACCCGATCGCCGTCCTCGCCTACGCCGCCACCGTCAGTCGCTGGCCGGAGTGGCACCCGTCTTCGCTGAAGATCGACGGCCCCAGCGGTGCGCTGCATGCCGGTGCGCGATTCGACGAGGACATCCATGCCGGCGGGCGTGAGGGGCATTTGCGCTGGGAAGTCACCGAGTACCTGCCCGGTCGGCGCTGGTGTGCCCGGGCCCAGGGTGATCAGGGGCTGTCGTTGCTGCTGACCTATGAATGCTCGGCGCACAACGATGCCACGCGGTTCGTGCGCACCCTGGATTATCAGTTCGAAGGCATCGGCCTGCGCATTGCCAACCACCTGCTGCTCAAGCGTCGCATCGATCGCGAATCGGCGGCTTCGATGCTCGCCCTGCGTGACATGGCGACCCGGCACCTGTCTCTCGCAGGAGCCCACGTGTGA
- a CDS encoding SMP-30/gluconolactonase/LRE family protein yields the protein MRWRYLVLLLFVAVLAFLLLLPTKVEPVAWTPQQAPSLTEGQYAVNQRLKGAAQVGPSDIEGPEALLLENNFLITGLHDGRLLRTSLDGQQRKVLADTGGRPLGLARHPNGLLVIADGVKGLLSLDAQGQLVALTTEANGLPFGFTDDVAIDKSGHYAYFSDASSRWGYGHDGEAIIEHGGDGRLLRYDFQTGKTVVLLDRLEFANGVTLGPDDAYVLVNETGAYRISRYWLTGPKAGTHDLFIDNLPGLPDNLAFNGRDRFWVALYTPRNPLLDRTAEHPFVRKMIVRAMTVLPKPVEKRGFVLGLDLDGKVIANLQDASAGNYSPITTAREYGEWLYFGSLKATHMARLPLEAALK from the coding sequence GTGAGATGGCGTTATCTGGTGTTGCTGCTGTTTGTCGCGGTTCTGGCCTTTCTGCTGTTGCTGCCGACCAAGGTCGAGCCCGTGGCCTGGACGCCGCAACAGGCCCCCTCGCTGACCGAAGGCCAATACGCTGTCAACCAGCGGCTCAAGGGCGCAGCGCAAGTCGGCCCGAGCGACATCGAAGGCCCGGAAGCGCTGTTGCTGGAAAACAACTTTCTGATTACCGGCCTGCACGACGGTCGCCTGCTGCGCACCAGCCTCGACGGCCAGCAGCGCAAGGTGCTGGCGGATACCGGCGGACGGCCGCTGGGGCTGGCGCGGCATCCCAACGGTTTGCTGGTGATCGCTGACGGGGTCAAGGGTTTGCTGTCGCTCGACGCGCAGGGTCAGCTCGTGGCGCTGACCACCGAAGCCAATGGCCTGCCGTTCGGGTTTACCGATGACGTGGCCATCGACAAGTCCGGGCATTACGCCTATTTCAGTGATGCTTCGAGTCGTTGGGGCTACGGCCACGATGGCGAAGCGATCATCGAGCATGGCGGCGACGGACGCCTGCTGCGTTACGACTTCCAGACCGGCAAGACTGTCGTGCTGCTCGACAGACTGGAGTTCGCCAATGGCGTGACCCTCGGCCCGGATGACGCCTATGTGCTGGTCAACGAAACCGGCGCCTACCGCATCAGCCGCTATTGGCTGACCGGGCCCAAGGCCGGCACCCACGACCTGTTCATCGACAACCTGCCGGGGCTGCCGGACAACCTCGCATTCAATGGCCGCGATCGTTTCTGGGTGGCGCTGTACACGCCGCGCAATCCGCTGCTGGATCGCACGGCTGAACACCCGTTCGTGCGCAAGATGATCGTGCGGGCGATGACTGTGCTGCCCAAGCCGGTGGAAAAACGCGGGTTTGTCCTGGGGCTGGATCTGGACGGCAAGGTGATCGCCAATCTGCAGGACGCCAGTGCCGGCAATTACTCGCCGATCACCACGGCGCGCGAGTATGGCGAGTGGTTGTATTTCGGCTCGCTGAAGGCCACGCACATGGCGCGATTGCCTCTCGAGGCAGCCTTGAAGTGA
- a CDS encoding DUF465 domain-containing protein, protein MPVTHDLLQDLKLTKEEIQQRRTADPHLDALINKYFLADAEVVKAETATSDAPSDDTLKKLKEKRLQVKDRIVEQLQVRS, encoded by the coding sequence ATGCCGGTGACCCATGATTTGTTACAGGACTTGAAACTGACAAAGGAAGAGATCCAGCAACGACGCACCGCGGATCCACATCTGGATGCACTGATCAACAAGTATTTCCTGGCGGACGCCGAAGTCGTCAAGGCCGAGACGGCGACCTCGGATGCACCCAGCGACGACACCCTGAAGAAACTCAAAGAGAAGCGCTTGCAGGTCAAAGACAGGATCGTCGAGCAATTACAGGTTCGATCCTGA
- a CDS encoding DUF4142 domain-containing protein, with product MDGFKLRHLFLAVALSTGMGSAFAATDNDFVDNAAAGGIAEIETSRLALEKSQSADIKAFANMMITDHGKANDELATIAKANDIEVPDTTTLVKQAKEKILDMRDESFDAAYANNQVKAHEETIELFKKQANTVTDDKVKGATELKAFAQKMLPGLEKHLAAAKELQAKHPSK from the coding sequence ATGGACGGATTCAAACTGCGTCATCTTTTTCTGGCCGTGGCTTTGAGCACCGGCATGGGCTCGGCCTTCGCCGCCACCGATAACGACTTCGTCGATAACGCCGCGGCCGGTGGCATCGCTGAAATCGAAACCAGCCGCCTGGCGCTGGAAAAAAGCCAGTCGGCCGACATCAAGGCCTTCGCCAACATGATGATCACCGACCATGGCAAGGCCAACGATGAGCTGGCGACGATTGCAAAGGCCAACGACATTGAAGTGCCGGACACTACGACGCTGGTCAAGCAGGCCAAGGAAAAGATCCTGGACATGCGCGATGAATCCTTCGATGCGGCGTACGCCAACAATCAGGTCAAGGCCCACGAAGAAACCATCGAGCTTTTCAAGAAACAAGCCAACACCGTGACTGACGACAAGGTCAAAGGCGCCACTGAACTCAAGGCCTTTGCGCAGAAAATGTTGCCGGGTCTGGAGAAACACCTGGCGGCCGCCAAAGAGCTGCAGGCCAAACACCCCAGCAAGTAA
- a CDS encoding STAS domain-containing protein, with translation MAALQNSTLDAMKNKQAQLLGEWIKGLQDSGATRNLKEHDVQQQTSEFLQLVVSGLENDNGTNIAAPGWEAIRQFLEKLSHSRALLGQDSQQTASFIFALKGPLFALLQSHYREQPALLAEQLWEISELLDAFGLHTIRTFQKSREAVIKRQQEELLELSTPVVKLWEGVLALPMIGTLDSQRTQVVMESLLQRIVDTGSEIAIIDITGVPTVDTLVAQHLLKTVTAIRLMGADCIISGVRPQIAQTIVHLGLDLQGVVTKANLADALKLALTRLGTTLTKTV, from the coding sequence ATGGCAGCACTGCAGAACAGCACACTTGATGCGATGAAAAACAAACAGGCACAACTGCTGGGCGAATGGATCAAAGGGCTGCAAGACAGCGGCGCCACCCGTAATCTCAAGGAACACGACGTGCAGCAGCAGACCAGCGAGTTCCTGCAACTGGTGGTCAGCGGACTGGAAAACGACAACGGCACCAACATCGCCGCACCGGGCTGGGAGGCTATCCGCCAGTTCCTCGAAAAGCTGTCTCACAGTCGTGCCCTGCTCGGTCAGGATTCACAACAGACCGCCAGTTTCATCTTCGCCCTCAAAGGTCCGCTATTCGCTTTGCTGCAAAGCCATTACCGTGAACAGCCGGCGCTGCTCGCCGAACAGCTCTGGGAAATCTCCGAACTGCTCGACGCCTTCGGCCTGCACACCATCCGCACCTTCCAGAAATCCCGTGAAGCGGTAATCAAGCGTCAACAGGAAGAACTGCTGGAGCTGTCCACCCCGGTGGTCAAGCTGTGGGAAGGCGTGCTCGCGCTGCCGATGATCGGCACCCTCGACTCGCAACGCACCCAAGTCGTGATGGAGTCGCTGCTGCAACGCATCGTCGACACCGGTTCGGAAATCGCCATCATCGACATCACTGGCGTGCCGACCGTCGACACCCTTGTGGCCCAGCACCTGCTGAAAACCGTCACTGCGATCCGCCTGATGGGCGCCGATTGCATCATCAGCGGCGTGCGTCCGCAGATCGCCCAGACCATCGTCCACCTGGGCCTCGACCTGCAAGGCGTGGTGACCAAAGCCAATCTGGCCGATGCCTTGAAACTGGCGCTGACCCGTCTGGGTACCACCCTCACCAAGACGGTTTGA
- a CDS encoding STAS domain-containing protein: MERIPILQMGDFLLVTIQVDMHDQLALTLQDDLSERISKTSARGVLIDISALDMVDSFIGRMIGTISGLSKIMDAETMLVGMQPAVAITLVELGLNLPGVSTALNVERGMKLLQERVRQQ; encoded by the coding sequence ATGGAACGTATCCCGATTCTTCAGATGGGCGACTTCCTGCTGGTGACCATTCAGGTCGACATGCATGACCAACTCGCCCTCACCCTGCAGGACGACTTGTCCGAGCGCATCAGCAAAACCTCGGCCCGTGGGGTGCTGATCGATATCTCGGCGCTGGACATGGTCGATTCGTTCATCGGCCGGATGATCGGCACCATTTCCGGCCTGTCGAAAATCATGGACGCCGAAACCATGCTGGTCGGCATGCAACCGGCGGTGGCGATCACCCTGGTCGAGCTCGGCCTGAACCTGCCAGGCGTCAGCACCGCGCTGAACGTCGAGCGCGGAATGAAACTGTTGCAGGAACGAGTACGCCAGCAATGA
- a CDS encoding anti-sigma regulatory factor has product MTVRSSGTQPIHIEQDVVLARQQARKLATECGMRLIDLTKLVTAVSELARNTMVYGGGGDMDWQILDDNHKVGLRLTFRDEGPGIADIKLAMTDGWTSGSGLGLGLTGAKRLVDEFELDTAPGKGTRITITRWT; this is encoded by the coding sequence ATGACCGTTCGCAGCAGCGGTACCCAACCGATTCACATCGAGCAGGACGTGGTGCTGGCCCGGCAACAGGCACGCAAACTGGCCACCGAATGCGGCATGCGCCTGATCGACCTGACCAAACTGGTGACCGCGGTCAGCGAGCTGGCGCGCAACACCATGGTCTACGGCGGTGGCGGCGACATGGACTGGCAGATCCTCGACGACAACCACAAGGTCGGCCTGCGTCTGACTTTTCGCGATGAAGGCCCGGGCATTGCCGACATCAAACTGGCGATGACCGACGGCTGGACGTCCGGCAGCGGCCTCGGCCTGGGGTTGACCGGAGCCAAGCGACTGGTCGACGAATTCGAACTGGACACCGCGCCCGGTAAAGGCACCCGGATAACAATCACCCGATGGACATGA
- a CDS encoding ATP-binding protein: MNFSGSLTRVLLLEDSSQIGHARRTAQQLAEQHGFDERDAGRVALVATELASNVLKHATHGELHLRVLKRVEGFGLEMLAVDRAGGFDLDACMADGFSTGGTQGIGLGAVSRQTEVFDVYADARGAVLLARLYPRSDRQPDLRFGVSQHSLHNDPACGDVWHLAFNGPDISALIIDGLGHGEDAERAGRAGEKAFALNPFGSPVPLMEDLHREMIGTRGGAVAFAQFHGQRASLTYAGVGNIGASLVTADKSRGLASHPGIVGGQYRKAQPFDYAHVNGHLLIMYSDGLQSRWNLQDYPGLVHRHPAVIATVLHRDFCRGRDDVTVLVIALEAAHG; the protein is encoded by the coding sequence ATGAATTTCAGCGGGAGTCTGACCCGAGTGCTGCTCCTTGAAGACAGCAGCCAGATCGGCCATGCCCGGCGCACGGCGCAGCAACTCGCCGAGCAGCATGGCTTCGATGAGCGCGATGCCGGACGTGTTGCGCTGGTGGCAACGGAACTGGCGAGCAACGTGCTCAAGCATGCGACACACGGTGAATTGCACCTGCGCGTGTTGAAGCGCGTCGAGGGTTTCGGCCTCGAAATGCTCGCGGTCGACCGCGCCGGTGGCTTCGATCTCGATGCGTGCATGGCCGATGGTTTTTCCACGGGCGGCACTCAGGGGATCGGCCTCGGCGCGGTGTCGCGCCAGACCGAAGTGTTTGATGTGTATGCCGACGCTCGGGGCGCCGTATTGCTGGCACGGCTGTATCCGCGCAGTGATCGGCAGCCGGATCTGCGCTTCGGCGTCAGTCAGCATTCACTGCACAACGACCCGGCATGTGGAGATGTGTGGCATCTGGCGTTCAACGGGCCGGATATCAGCGCCCTGATCATCGACGGCCTGGGCCATGGCGAAGACGCCGAGCGCGCCGGCCGCGCCGGAGAAAAAGCCTTCGCCCTGAACCCCTTCGGCTCCCCGGTGCCGCTGATGGAGGACCTGCACCGGGAAATGATCGGCACCCGTGGCGGCGCGGTGGCGTTTGCGCAGTTCCATGGCCAGCGCGCCAGCCTGACCTATGCCGGTGTCGGCAACATCGGTGCCAGCCTGGTGACGGCCGACAAGTCCCGCGGACTGGCCTCGCACCCCGGAATCGTCGGCGGCCAGTACCGAAAAGCCCAGCCCTTTGACTATGCTCACGTGAACGGACATCTATTGATCATGTACAGCGATGGCTTGCAGTCCCGTTGGAATCTACAAGACTATCCCGGCCTGGTGCATCGTCATCCTGCCGTGATAGCCACCGTCCTGCACCGCGACTTCTGTCGCGGGCGCGACGATGTAACGGTGCTGGTCATTGCCCTGGAGGCCGCCCATGGCTGA
- a CDS encoding sensor histidine kinase — protein sequence MAESPTLNSAEQAALIARLQSETAALRDELDETNQGVLALYAELDTQAEQLRQASDLKSRFLSYMSHEFRTPLGSILSINSLLADELDGPLSPEQHKQVAFVSSAARELSDMVDDLLDLAKIEAGRINISPAWFDMFDLFAALRGMFRPIVDATAVDLIFEEPVGLPRLFTDDKKLAQILRNFISNSLKFTTRGEVRISARLEGQDKVRFAVSDTGIGIAPELHGTLFEDFSQVDSPLQKRLRGTGLGLSLCKRFAELLGGEVGVESTPGVGSSFFVIIPLAIAQENVDET from the coding sequence ATGGCTGAGTCGCCGACCTTGAACAGCGCCGAACAGGCTGCGTTGATCGCCCGGTTGCAGAGCGAAACGGCGGCACTGCGTGACGAACTCGACGAAACCAATCAGGGCGTGCTCGCCCTGTACGCCGAACTCGATACCCAGGCCGAACAACTGCGTCAGGCCTCCGACCTGAAAAGCCGCTTCCTGTCGTACATGAGCCACGAGTTCCGCACCCCGCTGGGTTCGATTCTGAGCATCAACAGCCTGTTGGCCGACGAACTCGACGGCCCACTCAGCCCGGAGCAACACAAGCAGGTGGCGTTTGTCAGCAGCGCCGCCCGGGAACTCAGCGACATGGTCGATGACCTGCTCGATTTGGCCAAGATCGAGGCCGGACGCATCAACATTTCTCCGGCGTGGTTCGACATGTTCGATCTGTTCGCCGCCCTGCGGGGAATGTTCCGGCCGATTGTCGACGCCACGGCGGTGGACCTGATTTTCGAAGAACCCGTGGGCCTGCCGCGACTCTTCACGGATGACAAGAAGCTGGCGCAAATCCTGCGCAACTTCATTTCCAACTCGCTGAAGTTCACCACCCGTGGCGAAGTCCGGATCTCGGCGCGCCTCGAAGGCCAGGACAAAGTGCGATTTGCGGTCAGCGACACCGGCATCGGTATCGCCCCTGAATTGCACGGCACCTTGTTCGAAGATTTTTCACAGGTCGACTCACCGCTGCAAAAGCGCCTGCGCGGCACCGGGCTCGGCTTGTCCCTGTGCAAGCGCTTCGCCGAATTGCTCGGTGGTGAGGTCGGTGTCGAGAGTACACCGGGCGTGGGCTCAAGCTTTTTCGTGATCATTCCGTTGGCGATCGCCCAGGAGAACGTCGATGAAACATGA
- a CDS encoding response regulator, giving the protein MKHDIRLLIVDDNVATRYALRRRLERHGYEVLEAGTGGEGLALIASEPLDALILDVNLPDMSGFDIVRELRSDSRTALLPVIHVSAASIQTGDIITGLDAGADAYLIHPVDPDVLLATLRTLLRVRDTESALRESEARFREIFVNVSAPIAVLDAELKVHECNHAFSQLIQDNLDSEALNECFADDQGAILRELRLRLVDGERWKGTLNMRVQGEIRETEWQISPYRTPKLSLVFVEDVTEHRHRERSHLAQLDDTTTQLAKEVADRVRAESQLLQVQKMDALGKLTGGIAHDFNNLLTGIITSLELIQKRVADARPDKVRFYAEAALNSAMSAASLTHRLLAFARQQPLDTRPVDINEHVRSLEELLVRTIGERIALKLELTTKPAIALVDPIQLESAVLNLVINARDALPQGGNIWVSTYAAYSHGDPNLTDGSYVALSVRDDGTGIEHSLIDKVFEPFFTTKPLGQGTGLGLSTIYGFARQSGGDAHIRSVARRGTEVTIMLPASNDPTAVDVPIPTIDAKGSGEHVLIVEDMPGVRLFVTEVLEDAGYRCTQAGDIETALECLQNDPSINLLLTDVGLPRMSGRELADVARGWREGLPILFMTGYAETAINRQVFLGAGMEMLVKPFHISELLDKVRRTLDGA; this is encoded by the coding sequence ATGAAACATGACATCCGTCTGTTGATCGTCGATGACAACGTCGCCACTCGCTATGCCTTGCGCCGGCGCCTGGAGCGCCACGGTTACGAAGTGCTCGAAGCCGGCACCGGCGGCGAAGGTCTGGCGTTGATCGCCAGTGAACCGCTCGATGCGCTGATTCTCGACGTCAACCTGCCGGACATGAGCGGTTTCGACATCGTCCGTGAACTGCGCTCCGACTCTCGCACTGCCCTGCTCCCGGTGATCCATGTGTCGGCCGCGTCGATCCAGACAGGCGACATCATCACCGGCCTCGACGCCGGAGCCGATGCCTATCTGATTCACCCGGTCGATCCCGATGTGCTGCTGGCAACGTTGCGCACCCTGCTGCGAGTACGCGACACGGAGAGTGCGTTGCGTGAAAGCGAGGCGCGTTTTCGCGAGATTTTCGTCAATGTCTCGGCTCCGATTGCGGTACTCGATGCCGAACTCAAGGTCCACGAGTGCAATCACGCCTTCTCCCAACTGATCCAGGACAACCTCGACTCCGAGGCACTCAACGAGTGTTTCGCTGACGATCAAGGTGCGATCCTTCGCGAGTTGCGCCTGCGTCTGGTGGACGGCGAGCGCTGGAAAGGCACGCTGAACATGCGCGTGCAGGGCGAGATCCGCGAGACCGAGTGGCAGATTTCACCCTATCGCACCCCGAAGCTGAGCCTGGTGTTCGTCGAAGACGTCACCGAGCACCGTCATCGCGAACGCTCGCACCTGGCTCAGTTGGACGACACTACCACGCAACTGGCCAAGGAAGTCGCCGACCGGGTACGCGCCGAATCGCAACTGCTGCAAGTGCAGAAGATGGATGCGCTGGGCAAACTCACCGGCGGCATCGCCCATGACTTCAATAACCTGCTGACCGGGATCATCACCAGTCTTGAGCTGATCCAGAAACGCGTCGCCGATGCCCGTCCGGACAAGGTCCGGTTCTACGCCGAAGCGGCTCTGAACTCGGCCATGAGTGCGGCCTCGCTCACCCATCGTTTGCTGGCCTTCGCCCGGCAACAGCCGCTCGACACTCGGCCGGTGGACATCAACGAGCACGTTCGTTCGCTCGAAGAATTACTGGTGCGCACCATCGGTGAACGCATCGCCCTCAAGCTGGAGCTGACCACCAAACCGGCGATTGCACTGGTTGACCCGATCCAGCTGGAAAGCGCGGTGCTCAACCTGGTGATCAATGCCCGGGACGCGTTGCCTCAGGGCGGCAATATCTGGGTCAGCACCTACGCGGCGTACTCCCACGGTGATCCGAACCTCACCGACGGTTCCTACGTAGCGCTGTCGGTGCGCGATGACGGCACCGGTATCGAGCACAGTTTGATCGACAAGGTATTCGAGCCGTTTTTCACCACCAAACCGCTGGGCCAGGGCACCGGGCTGGGACTGTCGACGATCTACGGTTTCGCCCGCCAGTCAGGCGGCGATGCGCACATCCGCAGTGTGGCGCGGCGCGGCACCGAAGTGACGATCATGTTGCCAGCCAGCAACGACCCGACCGCCGTCGATGTGCCCATCCCGACGATTGATGCCAAAGGCAGCGGCGAACACGTGCTGATCGTCGAAGACATGCCGGGCGTGCGACTGTTCGTCACCGAGGTACTGGAGGACGCCGGTTACCGCTGCACCCAGGCCGGCGATATCGAAACCGCGCTGGAGTGCTTGCAGAACGATCCATCGATCAATCTGCTGCTGACCGACGTCGGCCTGCCGCGCATGAGCGGCCGCGAACTGGCGGACGTTGCCCGGGGCTGGCGCGAAGGGTTGCCGATCCTGTTCATGACGGGTTACGCGGAAACGGCGATCAACCGCCAGGTGTTCCTCGGGGCTGGCATGGAGATGTTGGTCAAACCGTTCCACATCAGTGAATTACTGGACAAGGTGCGCCGCACGCTCGACGGCGCCTGA